The nucleotide window GTAAAGTTTCAGTAATTTTTGCAACAGCTCACTCCGATACTGAATTTTTAGCAGAAGCTATAAAATTAAGAGTTCAAGAATATATTGTTAAACCTATAGATGTAAGAAATCTATTGAGTTTAATGAATGATATTGCTTCAAATTTATATCAAGAGTTATTATTAAAACAACAACAAGAAGAATTATCAAGATATAAAGAAATTTTAGATTCAAACAACATTGTAATAAAAACTGATATACATTTAAATATAACATATGTAAATGATTTATTCTGTCAAATCTCAGGATTTGATTCTCATGAATTAATAGGAAAAGAGCTTAAATCTTTAAAATTTCCTGATGTAGCTAGTGAAGTTTATACAAACTTATATGCAAAAGTTTTAAACCATAAACCGTGGCAGGGAAAATTAAAAAATTTAAAAAAAGATGGAACTTTTTACAATACAGACGCTTATGTTATACCAACTCTTGATGAGACAGGAGAGATGAATGGTGCAATTTCAATTCAAAAAGATATAACAGAAGAGTTAAATAAAAAAAGAGAAATACAACTTGCTTTAATGAAAGATAAAAGTGATATCTATATAAAAAGTAAAGAGGGTAGTTTAGAGCAAAATAGTATTATAAATGAATTAAAATACAAACTTGAAACTACACAACTTGAACTTGAGCATGCAATAAAAAATATTGATAAATATATTTATAGTAATGAAAAATATAGACTAGAAAATAAAAATCTTAAAACAGAGATTGGATTATATAAAAAGAATTCAACTTCAAATATTGCTTTTAAAATGTCAAAAGAAAATAGTGATTTAAGACTAGAAATTAAAAAATTAAAAGATAAATTATCACAAGTTGAACAAAATGATGAAAAAAGTATTTCCCAATTAAAAGTTAATTATGATGAAAAAATCACAGAACTTGAAGATAAAATAAGTGAATTAACTGAACAACTAGATTCGGTTCAATCAGATGAAGTTTTATTACAAAAACTTGAATATTGGAAAGAAAAAGCTAAGATGGAAACACAAAGAGTTGAAAATCTTGAAAAACAGATAATCGCTCACGCTGATAAAAGTTTATTAAGTAAAATATTTGGTTAAATAAATC belongs to Arcobacter defluvii and includes:
- a CDS encoding response regulator, with the translated sequence MSVDKSLLKRFILLYVEDDDVIRLELSQLLSNFFAKVLVAKDGKEGLRTFLENEDEIDIVLTDINMPYLNGIEMVKKIRGINSKVSVIFATAHSDTEFLAEAIKLRVQEYIVKPIDVRNLLSLMNDIASNLYQELLLKQQQEELSRYKEILDSNNIVIKTDIHLNITYVNDLFCQISGFDSHELIGKELKSLKFPDVASEVYTNLYAKVLNHKPWQGKLKNLKKDGTFYNTDAYVIPTLDETGEMNGAISIQKDITEELNKKREIQLALMKDKSDIYIKSKEGSLEQNSIINELKYKLETTQLELEHAIKNIDKYIYSNEKYRLENKNLKTEIGLYKKNSTSNIAFKMSKENSDLRLEIKKLKDKLSQVEQNDEKSISQLKVNYDEKITELEDKISELTEQLDSVQSDEVLLQKLEYWKEKAKMETQRVENLEKQIIAHADKSLLSKIFG